The genomic stretch ATGATCTATCTCGGAGAGGATGTGGTCAACATCCGAACGCTCAAGGAAAAGATCAGCCTGAAGCGCAGGGAAAACCCCGGTCTGGTAGTCATTCTGCGCGCGGATAAACTGGTGGCCTTCAAGAATATAGTTAACGTTCTGGATACGCTTACTGAACTCGGGATATCTAACCTTAATATCGCTACCGTCAAGGAATAACGAAAGAGATGCGGGCCGTTAGCCTTTAACGGCCTTTAGATAAATGAAAACCCTGAAATTAAAAGCAGTCCATCCTACCGCAAGGATCCTTAAAAGCCTGGAAGCCCGCGGCCTTATCCGCAGGCTTGATCCGCCTAAGGCTATTCTTGATTCGCGCTCCGCCAACGGAGCGGTGAGGACAATATATGCCTCAGCGCCCAGATTCGGTTCGCACAAACTTATCTGCATCAAGCTTAATTCTCCTGTCCCTAAACTGAATTCCCATGAAGATAATGAAGAGTTCATCATTGTCAATCCCGGCGGGAACAGGTTGAACCCGGTTTATATACTTATCGCCCTGGATAAACATGAGGCGTTCGAGAGAAAAGCCCGGGGCCCTGGGCTGAGGCCGGAGGATTTTGTCTTTTTGAGAATGAAATACAATGATTTTTCCTGCTGCATATTCACTATGTTAAAAGGCGCGGTACATTGCGAGGTCGCCTTGAAAGGAAAGGCAGGCTTCGGGGCGCCTGTTTTTTTTGTCAGCGAACCCAGCAAGTTGAAAATGAAAATGGCCCGGCTTAACGGCCACGTGTTTTCTTTTAAAAGATAACGGAGGATATTGTGAGGATATTATGTTTTGCGGTTATTGCGTTATTATTTATGTCTGGCGCGTGTTCCGCGGGGTCCGGACAGGCGTTATTAATAGACGATTTTGAGAATCCCGTATCCGCGGGCCCGGACGGTACAGTGGATTTCGGGTCAGGGGGAGGCTCGTCTTTAGAAGTAAAAGCGGGCCTGGATATTAAATATTCGGGTAATCAGTCGTTAGAGGCCGTTTATGACGCTGCCGCCGGCGGTTATATGTGGATAGCCCGGGGTTTTGAGCTGGATTCCCGGAATGCCGGCTGGTTGGTCAAGCCGGACCGGATAAAATGGAAAAAATACGCAGCCATATCATTTTATATGTACGGCAACGGTTCTAATTCCAGCATCGCCTTTGATATAAAGGATAAAGGCAACGAACTTTGGCGGTTCATGGTCACTGACGATTTTAAAGGGTGGAAAAAGGTGGTCTGCCCGTTCAAGTATTTTTTCTGCCGCGGGGATTGGCAGCCGGGCAGCGCAGATAAGAACTCAAAACTCGATTTTCCTTTAAAGAGTTTTCAATTCGAACCAAAGGCGGTTAGCAAAGGGACGCTTTATTTTGATTGCGTGGAGTTGACCCGATAAATTAACCGGATAATGCCCAGGGATTTTTTTCGTTTATCTTATGTTGTATTCATAATGTTCATTGCCGGCTGCGCCACTATCCCGCAGCCGATCCCGCCTGCGCCGATGATCTCCCAGCCTCCCGGCATCTGCCATATAGTCAGAAAAGGAGAGACTCTTTGGCGTATCGCCAAAAATTATAACGCCGATATAAACCAGATCATCCGGGTTAACCGCATACTTGATCCTGCTTGTTTGGGGGTAGGGCAGAGATTACTTATTCCCGAAGGACGATATCCCGCGGTCCCGCAGCCGCCGCGGTCTCGTATCGGAGTGCCGGTAGAACATCTGGTCGGCCCGGTCCGCTATAAGTCCAGGTGGCGTTCGATCACTGTGCATCACAGCGCCACTTCGGGAGGCAATGCCGAGGTATTCGGCCGGAATCACCGGGCAAGAGGCATGGGCGGGTTGTTTTATCATTTTGTCATAGGCAACGGCATCGGTTCTTCGGACGGACTGATCGAAACAGGATGGCGTTGGCGGTCGCAGGCTCAGGTGAACCGCCCCAATGAGATCGAGATCTGTCTGGTAGGCGATTTTAACCGCCAGAATATTTCTGCCCGGCAGTGGGATTCTCTTGTAGGGCTTATTTCGGTGCTGCGCCGGCAATATAATATCCCGGTCAACTGTATCCGCAGGCATAAAGACGTGACCAGAAAGCCAACGGATTGTCCGGGGAAGAATTTTCCGTTCTATAGGTTAAAATCAGAACTTAAGAGGATCCAGCCGTAAAATGACCAAGCGAAGAATATTTTTCGGCCTGTTTTTCTGTGTTTGTTTTGTATCGTTTGTTTTTTGCCTGTATAAGGCTTACAGCGGGCTGCAGGATGTAAAGAAAAGGCAGGCCGCCCTGGAGAAGCGGAAGATTGCCTGGTCATCCCTGGAAAGGGCTATGCGGTCAAAGCTTAACAGTTTTAGCGGCAATGCCGGGATAATTG from Candidatus Omnitrophota bacterium encodes the following:
- a CDS encoding biopolymer transporter ExbD; its protein translation is MIYLGEDVVNIRTLKEKISLKRRENPGLVVILRADKLVAFKNIVNVLDTLTELGISNLNIATVKE
- a CDS encoding N-acetylmuramoyl-L-alanine amidase; this translates as MPRDFFRLSYVVFIMFIAGCATIPQPIPPAPMISQPPGICHIVRKGETLWRIAKNYNADINQIIRVNRILDPACLGVGQRLLIPEGRYPAVPQPPRSRIGVPVEHLVGPVRYKSRWRSITVHHSATSGGNAEVFGRNHRARGMGGLFYHFVIGNGIGSSDGLIETGWRWRSQAQVNRPNEIEICLVGDFNRQNISARQWDSLVGLISVLRRQYNIPVNCIRRHKDVTRKPTDCPGKNFPFYRLKSELKRIQP